From one Dysidea avara chromosome 9, odDysAvar1.4, whole genome shotgun sequence genomic stretch:
- the LOC136266534 gene encoding gamma-aminobutyric acid type B receptor subunit 1-like codes for MKLFLLLFLQTSVLLVVGDSDGCDTDTSGSGGDLIDLHIIGFFPCTHLEDQREYPVDNCDGIDRIPIMKLALEEINERCDLLPGYRLVVDYANSGCASIPATYHLIQQTDPGVPTKLMILGPACSIASELMGEVAQKFINLTQVAYTASSSLFGKDKVRFPRFYRLVPITEQITDGYVALVEKLNWKRVTVITDEDELNLNAGIHTEEMLTEKRILTRLTFTDDPREVVEIIEDLRARIFITWIHPSVAVQFWCKVVRRKLAGPDFVWFIPGWFRANWWAAVDGTDCSAEEMERSLEHTLGGLGNSILDYDPDRVLASEKTVAQFKQDLDKKNEMLGPVNTDIFLNIGYVYDAAWTIALALNASISVLEEKGIGRLEEYQTEWTEMSDVLTQSVANVSFEGISGKVSFFKQSGNRIDPSVRIVQYRDGVAVPIIVYVPSQQNDSLIELPGQSLVWQGGFVPRDAPNPVTQHHFKVEIIIAAVITAIGILSTAFFLSFNVYYRKNLVVKRSSYCLNCVIISAILMGFIGTALYTIELDNDTSEVASALVCNLRYWMTELAFVISFATFFMKIWRLYKLFFNENLSQRKYLDDQYLLLGVGVITTPALVVLIVQASIYPITLHSRTKINKDNLAQEEITYICKAKHHLIFDLVLIVIRTVLGIFSLTITFQIKKYLPTERRYRKYHD; via the exons ATGAAGTTGTTTCTTTTACTGTTTCTTCAAACAAGTGTTCTACTTGTGGTTGGTGACAGTGATGGTTGTGACACAGACACCTCTGGCTCTGGTGGTGATCTAATTGATCTTCACATTATTGGCTTTTTCCCTTGTACTCATCTTGAGGATCAGAGGGAATACCCAGTGGATAATTGTGATGGGATAGACAGAATACCCATTATGAAGTTAGCTCTAGAGGAGATCAATGAGAGATGTGACCTACTACCAGGATATCGACTGGTTGTGGATTATGCTAACTCTGGG TGTGCATCAATTCCAGCAACATACCACCTCATCCAACAAACTGACCCAGGAGTGCCAACTAAATTAATGATCCTAGGACCAGCTTGCTCTATAGCCAGTGAACTAATGGGAGAAGTTGCTCAGAAATTCATAAATCTAACTCAG GTTGCTTATACTGCCTCTTCTTCACTGTTTGGGAAGGACAAGGTACGGTTTCCAAGATTTTATCGACTGGTACCGATAACAGAGCAAATAACTGATGGATATGTAGCATTGGTAGAGAAACTCAACTGGAAGAGAGTTACTGTAATAACTGATGAAGATGAGCTTAACCTAAAT GCCGGAATACATACAGAAGAAATGTTGACTGAAAAACGAATATTGACACGTTTGACATTCACTGATGATCCAAGAgaagttgttgaaattattgaG GATCTGAGAGCAAGGATCTTTATCACCTGGATACATCCCAGTGTAGCTGTGCAATTCTGGTGTAAG GTTGTAAGAAGGAAATTAGCAGGTCCAGATTTTGTCTGGTTCATTCCTGGCTGGTTCAGAGCTAACTGGTGGGCTGCTGTGGATGGGACTGACTGCTCTGCTGAAGAAATGGAGCGATCTCTGGAGCACACCTTGGGAGGTCTTGGAAATAGCATACTTGACTATGATCCAGATAGAGTACTAGCATCAGAAAAG ACTGTAGCACAGTTTAAACAAGATCTTGACAAAAAGAATGAAATGCTAGGACCAGTGAATACAGACATATTCTTAAACATTGGATATGTGTATGATGCTGCATGGACCATTGCTCTTGCCTTAAATGCATCGATATCAGTACTGGAAGAGAAGGGTATAGGAAGACTGGAAGAGTATCAAACTGAATGGACTGAAATGTCAGATGTGTTAACACAATCAGTTGCCAATGTTTCATTTGAAGGAATATCG GGGAAGGTGTCATTCTTTAAACAGTCTGGGAACAGAATAGACCCATCAGTCCGTATTGTCCAGTACAGAG ATGGTGTTGCTGTACCAATTATAGTATATGTCCCATCACAACAAAATGACAGTCTTATTGAACTACCAGGACAAAGTTTAGTGTGGCAAG GTGGATTTGTACCTAGAGATGCTCCAAATCCTGTAACCCAACATCACTTCAAAGTAGAGATCATCATTGCAGCAGTTATCACAGCCATTGGAATATTGTCCACTGCATTTTTCTTATCCTTCAATGTATACTATCGCAAAAACTT GGTGGTCAAACGAAGCAGTTATTGCCTGAATTGTGTTATTATATCAGCAATATTGATGGGGTTCATTGGTACAGCGTTATATACAATTGAACTTGACAATGACACTAGTGAAGTTGCATCAGCATTAGTGTGTAAT CTGAGATATTGGATGACAGAGTTAGCCTTTGTGATATCTTTTGCTACTTTCTTTATGAAGATCTGGCGACtttacaaattattttttaatGAAAACTTGTCACAGCGG AAATACCTGGATGATCAATATTTATTATTGGGAGTTGGAGTTATTACCACACCAGCTCTTGTAGTGTTGATTGTTCAAGCGTCTATTTACCCTATCACTCTTCACTCACGAACTAAAATCAATAAG gaTAATTTAGCTCAAGAAGAGATCACTTATATTTGCAAAGCAAAACACCATTTGATATTTGACCTTGTACTAATTGTGATCCGCACTGTGCTGGGAATATTCAGCTTAACAATAACATTTCAGATAAAGAAATATTTACCAACTGAAAGAAGATACAGAAAATACCACGA TTAA
- the LOC136266535 gene encoding gamma-aminobutyric acid type B receptor subunit 1-like, whose translation MILLALLFLQTSVLLVVGDSDGCDTDTSGSDDNLIDLHIIGFFPCTHPEDQREYPVDNCDGIDRIPIMKLALEEINERCDLLPGYRLVVDYANSGLNSVILLQCASIPATYHLIQQTDPEVPTKIMILGPACSIASKLMGEVAQRYMNLTQIAYTVTSPLFGKDKVRFPRFYRLVPITVQQVADGYAALIEKLNWKRVTIITDEYELNLKAGLITEEMLTRKRLLTHVQFSDDPREIIDVIEELRARIIIIWIHPSVAVQFWCKVVRRKLAGPDFVWFIPGWFRANWWAAVDGTDCTAEEMKKSLEHTLAGIGNSVLDYDPQRVLVSKKTVARFKHDLDKKTEQLEPVKTDIFLNIGYVYDAVWTIALALNASISALEENGLGRLEEYHSERTEMSDVLTAAVANVSFEGISGKVSFHKKSGNRKTPSMNILQYRDGVAGPIKLYLPSKHTDNFIDLPGQSLEWEGGYIPKDAPSPVIQHYKPAETTIATFTAAVGIHSTTIFLLFNIYCRKHPVVKRSSYCLNCVIISAILMGFIGTALYTIEPDDHTGRVAAALLCNLRYWMTELAFVISFAAFFTKIWWLYKLFFNKHLKERKYLKDHYLLLAVGCIMAPALLVLIIQASTYPVTLHSHAKINKDNLAQEEITFMCQGRYHLVFDTMLIIIRTILVIFSLKVAFETKKHLPTEEKYRNYHESAVINLSTIVAIIPSSICEIIVLLFQLNNIQTGLLLIITLRECLWMYPMSFLLFVPKVYRVYHGMHGMLDPQSVSLKKVSISHNHCPKPSILTSIPSTWSMPKFSILSRRTNSDMSDAHAATVDIPQSSKKTESRTTDLEATEVMPEANDDISVSEPNSSSSSQQHQRSQCYGSHRRSQRQRYHRRGGKHRWSQHCSFRRRVTEVPPIPEQTEDEDTKDSVVIINTIEVEMIDDSKPTN comes from the exons ATGATCTTGTTAGCTTTACTGTTTCTTCAAACAAGTGTTCTACTTGTGGTTGGTGACAGTGATGGTTGTGATACAGACACCTCTGGTTCTGATGATAATCTAATTGATCTTCATATTATTGGCTTTTTCCCTTGTACTCATCCAGAGGATCAGAGGGAATACCCAGTGGATAATTGTGATGGGATAGACAGAATACCCATTATGAAGTTAGCTCTAGAGGAGATCAATGAGAGATGTGACCTACTACCAGGATATCGACTGGTTGTGGATTATGCTAACTCTGGG CTCAACTCGGTGATTCTGTTGCAGTGTGCATCAATTCCAGCAACATACCACCTCATCCAACAAACTGACCCAGAAGTGCCAACTAAAATAATGATCCTAGGACCAGCTTGCTCCATAGCCAGTAAACTAATGGGAGAAGTTGCTCAGAGATATATGAACTTGACTCAG ATTGCTTATACTGTAACCTCTCCACTGTTTGGGAAGGACAAGGTACGGTTTCCAAGATTTTACCGGCTTGTACCAATAACAGTGCAGCAAGTAGCTGATGGATATGCGGCATTGATAGAGAAACTGAACTGGAAAAGAGTTACTATAATAACTGATGAATATGAGCTTAACCTTAAG GCTGGATTAATCACTGAGGAAATGTTGACTAGAAAACGATTactaacacatgtacaattttcTGATGATCCAAGAGAAATCATTGATGTTATTGAG GAGCTGAGAGCAAGGATCATCATCATATGGATACATCCCAGTGTAGCTGTACAATTCTGGTGTAAG GTTGTAAGGAGGAAATTAGCTGGACCAGACTTCGTTTGGTTCATTCCTGGTTGGTTCAGAGCAAACTGGTGGGCTGCCGTGGATGGGACTGACTGTACTgctgaagaaatgaagaaatcTCTTGAGCACACTTTGGCTGGCATAGGAAATAGTGTACTTGACTATGATCCACAAAGAGTTCTAGTGTCTAAAAAG ACTGTAGCAAGGTTTAAACACGACCTTGATAAAAAGACTGAACAGCTAGAGCCAGTCAAGACAGACATATTCTTAAACATTGGATATGTGTATGATGCTGTATGGACCATAGCTCTTGCTTTAAATGCATCGATATCAGCACTGGAAGAAAATGGTTTAGGAAGACTGGAAGAGTATCATTCAGAAAGGACTGAAATGTCAGATGTGCTTACTGCAGCAGTTGCAAATGTGTCATTTGAAGGAATATCG GGAAAGGTGTCATTTCATAAAAAGTCTGGGAATAGAAAAACCCCTTCGATGAATATTTTGCAGTACAGAG ATGGTGTTGCTGGGCCAATAAAACTATATCTCCCATCAAAACACACTGACAATTTCATTGATCTGCCAGGGCAAAGTTTAGAATGGGAAG GTGGATACATCCCTAAAGATGCCCCAAGTCCTGtaatacaacattacaaaccaGCTGAGACAACCattgcaacatttactgcagcCGTTGGAATCCACTCTACCACAATTTTTCTATTGTTCAATATTTATTGCCGCAAACATCC GGTGGTCAAACGAAGCAGTTATTGCCTTAACTGTGTTATTATATCAGCAATATTAATGGGGTTTATTGGAACAGCATTATACACAATCGAACCAGATGATCACACTGGTCGTGTTGCAGCAGCATTACTGTGTAAT CTGCGGTACTGGATGACAGAATTGGCCTTTGTAATATCTTTTGCTGCATTCTTTACAAAGATCTGGTGGCTTTACAAACTATTCTTCAATAAGCACTTAAAAGAACGG AAGTACCTAAAAGATCATTATTTGCTATTGGCAGTTGGATGTATAATGGCACCAGCTCTTTTGGTGTTGATTATTCAAGCATCCACCTATCCTGTTACCCTTCACTCACATGCTAAAATCAATAAG GATAATTTAGCTCAAGAAGAGATTACATTTATGTGCCAAGGAAGATACCACCTGGTGTTTGATACAATGTTGATTATCATCCGTACGATTCTAGTAATATTTAGTTTAAAAGTAGCATTTGAGACAAAGAAACATCTACCAACTGAGGAGAAGTACAGGAATTATCATGAGTCAGCTGTCATCAATCTCTCTACCATTGTGGCCATTATACCATCATCCATCTGTGAAATCATTGTCCTTCTCTTCCAACTGAACAACATACAGACTGGCCTGTTGCTGATAATTACTCTTCGTGAATGCCTTTGGATGTACCCAATGTCTTTCCTATTGTTTGTACCAAAG GTTTACAGAGTGTATCATGGAATGCATGGAATGCTGGATCCACAAAGTGTGTCATTAAAAAAAGTATCCATAAGCCACAATCATTGTCCAAAACCTTCAATTCTGACATCTATACCTTCAACATGGAGTATGCCAAAGTTTTCAATATTGAGCAGGAGAACAAACAGTGACATGTCTGATGCTCATGCTGCTACTGTTGATATACCTCAGTCCAGCAAGAAAACTGAATCAAGAACAACTGACTTAGAAGCTACTGAAGTAATGCCTGAAGCCAATGATGACATCTCTGTTTCAGAACCAAACTCGTCTAGCTCTTCACAACAGCATCAACGTAGTCAATGTTATGGAAGTCATCGAAGAAGTCAGCGTCAAAGGTACCACCGCAGAGGAGGCAAACACAGATGGAGCCAACATTGTAGTTTCCGTCGCAGGGTAACTGAAGTGCCTCCAATACCTGAACAAACTGAAGATGAGGACACAAAGGATAGTGTTGTCATAATTAACACAATAGAAGTGGAAATGATAGATGATTCCAAACCAACAAATTAA
- the LOC136266536 gene encoding gamma-aminobutyric acid type B receptor subunit 1-like, with the protein MVLLGLLFLQISVLLVVGDGDGCDRDTSGSGGDLIDLHIIGFFPCTHPADKREYPVDNCDGIDRIPIMKLALEEINERCDLLSGYRLVIDYANSGCASIPATYHLIQQTDPEVPTKLMILGPACSIASELMGEVAQRYMNITQVAYTVSSSLFGKDKVRFPRFYRLVTITEQVADGYVALIEKLNWKRVTVITDEDELNINAGIHTEEKLTSQRVLTRMTFIDDPSEVIKSIEELRARIIVAWIHPRMAVQFWCKVVKRNLAGPDFVWFIPGWFRANWWAAVDGTDCTAEEMKKSLEHTLGGLGNGILDYDPDRVLVSKKTVAQFKQDLNKKNELLGPVKTDIFLNIGYVYDTAWTIALALNASTSMLEEKGLGRLEEYHSEWTEMSDVLTASVASVSFEGISGKVSFHNTSGNRRNPSTRIIQYRDGVAVPIQIYVPSQQDNNFIELPGQSLVWQGGYIPKDAPSPVIQHRSKAETAIVAVTAAVGILSTTFFLLFNVYNRKHLVVKRSSYRLNCVILSGILMGYIGTALYTIEPDDGTGHVPAALLCNLRYWMTEMAFVICFATFFTKIWRLYKVFFNKHLAERKRLKDHYLLLAVGGIVAPALAVLIIQASTYPVTLHSHAKINKDNLAQEEITFMCQGRYHLAFDTVLIIIRMILGIFSLKVAFETKKHLPTEKKYRKYHESAVINLSTIVAIVPSSICEIIVLVFELNNIQTGLLLIITLRECVWMYPMSYLLFVPKSLFIVNM; encoded by the exons ATGGTCCTGTTAGGTTTACTGTTTCTTCAAATAAGTGTTCTACTTGTGGTTGGTGACGGTGATGGTTGTGACAGAGATACCTCTGGCTCTGGTGGTGATCTAATTGATCTTCATATTATTGGCTTCTTCCCCTGTACTCATCCAGCAGACAAGAGGGAATACCCAGTGGATAATTGTGATGGAATAGACAGAATACCCATTATGAAGTTAGCTCTTGAGGAAATCAATGAGAGATGTGACCTACTATCAGGATATCGACTGGTCATTGACTATGCTAACTCTGGG TGTGCATCAATTCCAGCAACATACCACCTCATCCAACAAACTGACCCGGAAGTGCCAACTAAATTAATGATCCTAGGACCAGCTTGCTCTATAGCCAGTGAACTAATGGGAGAAGTTGCTCAGAGATATATGAACATAACCCAG GTTGCTTATACTGTCTCTTCTTCACTGTTTGGGAAGGATAAAGTACGGTTTCCAAGATTTTATCGACTGGTAACAATAACAGAGCAAGTAGCTGATGGCTATGTGGCATTGATTGAGAAACTGAACTGGAAGAGAGTTACTGTAATAACTGATGAGGATGAGCTCAATATCAAT GCTGGGATACATACTGAAGAAAAATTGACTAGTCAACGAGTACTGACACGCATGACATTCATTGATGATCCAAGTGAAGTCATTAAAAGTATTGAG GAATTAAGAGCAAGGATCATAGTTGCCTGGATACATCCCAGAATGGCTGTACAATTCTGGTGTAAG GTAGTGAAAAGAAACCTAGCAGGACCAGATTTTGTCTGGTTCATTCCTGGCTGGTTCAGAGCTAACTGGTGGGCTGCTGTGGATGGGACTGATTGTACTgctgaagaaatgaagaaatcTCTTGAGCACACTTTGGGAGGTCTTGGAAATGGTATACTGGACTATGATCCAGATAGAGTGCTAGTTTCCAAAAAG ACTGTAGCACAGTTCAAGCAAGATCTTAACAAAAAGAATGAACTACTAGGACCAGTGAAGACAGACATATTTCTCAACATTGGATACGTGTATGACACAGCATGGACTATAGCTCTTGCCTTGAATGCATCCACATCAATGCTTGAAGAGAAGGGTCTTGGAAGACTGGAAGAGTATCATTCTGAATGGACTGAAATGTCAGATGTGCTCACTGCATCAGTTGCAAGTGTTTCATTTGAAGGAATATCA GGGAAAGTGTCATTTCATAATACATCAGGAAACAGAAGAAACCCATCAACACGTATTATCCAGTACAGAG ATGGTGTTGCTGTTCCAATACAAATATACGTCCCATCACAACAGGACAATAATTTCATTGAACTGCCAGGACAGAGTTTAGTGTGGCAAG GTGGATATATACCTAAAGATGCACCAAGCCCTGTAATACAACATCGCAGTAAAGCTGAGACAGCCATTGTAGCAGTTACTGCAGCTGTTGGAATCCTCTCTACTACGTTTTTCTTATTATTCAACGTGTATAACCGCAAACACTT GGTGGTCAAACGAAGCAGCTATCGTCTAAACTGTGTAATACTATCAGGAATTTTGATGGGATACATTGGAACAGCACTATACACAATTGAACCCGATGATGGCACTGGTCATGTTCCAGCAGCATTGTTGTGTAAT CTGCGATACTGGATGACAGAAATGGCCTTTGTAATATGTTTCGCTACATTCTTTACAAAGATATGGCGGCTCTATAAAGTATTCTTTAATAAGCACTTAGCAGAGCGG AAGCGACTAAAAGATCACTATTTGCTATTGGCAGTTGGTGGAATAGTGGCACCAGCTCTTGCAGTGTTGATTATTCAAGCATCCACTTATCCTGTTACTCTTCATTCACATGCTAAAATCAATAAG GATAATTTAGCTCAAGAGGAGATTACGTTTATGTGTCAAGGAAGATACCACCTGGCATTTGATACAGTGTTGATTATTATCCGTATGATTCTAGGAATATTTAGTTTAAAAGTAGCTTTTGAGACAAAGAAACATTTGCCGACTGAAAAGAAGTACAGGAAATATCATGAGTCAGCTGTCATTAATCTTTCAACTATTGTGGCTATTGTACCATCATCCATCTGTGAAATCATAGTCCTCGTCTTTGAGTTAAATAACATACAGACTGGCCTGCTACTGATAATTACTCTTCGTGAATGTGTTTGGATGTATCCAATGTCTTACCTGTTGTTTGTACCAAAG AGCTTGTTCATTGTTAACATGTAA
- the LOC136266537 gene encoding LOW QUALITY PROTEIN: perivitellin-2 67 kDa subunit-like (The sequence of the model RefSeq protein was modified relative to this genomic sequence to represent the inferred CDS: inserted 1 base in 1 codon; deleted 4 bases in 2 codons), giving the protein MDSGPPQWFYQTQLCYKWRPDDSGVGQCGAGEPQELCANVGSHTQYYRDDTDRRAGGCRMQSGIIAPHAESWFQSVQICYHWYADGDGGQYGGGAPTLICASVGSFTREYRDDTDNRRGGCGMSWKLSXPRTSPQWLKTVRLCYGWYPDGDSGQCGGGAARKLCANANTWTAYYRNDTDNRGGGCRMSWGLYLP; this is encoded by the exons atggactcAG GTCCTCCTCAATGGTTTTATCAAACTCAACTGTGCTACAAATGGAGGCCTGATGATAGTGGTGTTGGTCAGTGTGGAGCTGGTGAACCACAGGAGCTGTGTGCTAATGTTGGGTCACACACTCAATACTACAGAGATGACACAGACAGACGAGCTGGTGGTTGCAGGATGCAATCGGGG ATTATTGCCCCTCATGCTGAGTCATGGTTTCAGAGTGTCCAG ATATGTTACCATTGGTATGCAGATGGAGATGGAGGTCAGTATGGGGGAGGAGCTCCAACGTTGATTTGTGCTTCTGTTGGAAGTTTCACTCGGGAGTACAGGGATGATACAGACAATAGAAGAGGAGGATGCGGAATGTCCTGGAAACTCT ATCCTAGGACATCACCTCAGTGGCTGAAGACTGTGAGGCTGTGCTATGGGTGGTATCCAGATGGTGATAGTGGACAGTGTGGTGGAGGAGCTGCTAGAAAATTATGTGCAAATGCAAACACCTGGACAGCATACTATCGCAATGACACTGATAATCGTGGTGGAGGGTGCCGAATGTCCTGGGGTCTATACTTGCCCTAA